The following proteins are encoded in a genomic region of Flammeovirga pectinis:
- a CDS encoding GntR family transcriptional regulator yields MEFTNNKAIYLQIMDLLCEKVLKETWVGGDKIPSVRQLAVELEVNPNTVARSYSSLQDDGVIYNKRGIGYFISENATHLVKKVSKQEFMKQDAPNFFKKINLLGISWEELTQIYQDQFNK; encoded by the coding sequence ATGGAGTTTACTAATAATAAAGCCATTTACCTTCAGATTATGGATCTTTTATGTGAAAAAGTCTTGAAGGAAACATGGGTAGGGGGAGATAAAATTCCTTCTGTAAGACAACTTGCTGTAGAATTAGAAGTAAACCCAAATACGGTTGCTAGGTCTTATTCTTCTTTGCAAGACGATGGCGTAATTTATAATAAAAGAGGAATTGGTTATTTTATTTCAGAAAATGCGACACACTTAGTAAAGAAGGTGAGTAAGCAAGAATTTATGAAACAAGATGCTCCTAATTTCTTTAAAAAAATAAACCTCCTAGGTATATCCTGGGAGGAACTAACACAGATCTATCAAGATCAATTTAATAAATAA
- a CDS encoding ABC transporter ATP-binding protein, with amino-acid sequence MININNLTFGYSRRKILYNDLELELKEGNIYGLLGENGAGKSTLLMLIAGLKQPYSGTVNISGHFASDASPEFLKEIFFIPEEMTFPNVTIEKYLSVLAPFYPKFDRTAFFEMITEFGLEPTMNLHNMSYGQKKKALISYGLASNTKLLLMDEPTNGLDIPSKSQFRKLVAKHMSDDRIFLISTHQVRDLESLIDPIVIVDSGKVVFNETLDYITEKLVFTVAEKVDQSDVIYTERGVAEDKVVALNTTEDFSRVNLELLFNAVLTQKEAIKSALSK; translated from the coding sequence ATGATAAATATTAATAACCTTACTTTTGGGTATTCAAGAAGGAAAATACTTTATAATGATTTAGAGCTTGAATTAAAAGAGGGAAATATATATGGTTTATTAGGTGAAAATGGTGCTGGTAAATCAACATTATTGATGCTGATAGCAGGTTTAAAACAGCCTTATTCTGGTACAGTTAATATAAGTGGGCATTTTGCTAGCGATGCTTCTCCAGAGTTCTTAAAAGAGATTTTCTTTATTCCTGAAGAAATGACATTCCCTAATGTTACTATAGAAAAATATTTATCTGTACTAGCGCCGTTCTACCCTAAATTTGATAGAACAGCATTTTTCGAAATGATTACAGAGTTTGGCTTAGAGCCAACAATGAACTTGCATAATATGTCTTATGGACAAAAGAAGAAAGCATTAATTTCTTATGGTTTAGCAAGTAATACAAAGTTGTTATTAATGGATGAGCCGACAAATGGTTTAGATATTCCATCTAAAAGTCAGTTTAGAAAATTAGTAGCAAAACATATGTCAGATGATAGAATATTTTTAATATCTACACATCAAGTACGTGATTTAGAAAGCTTAATTGATCCTATAGTGATAGTTGATAGTGGTAAAGTAGTCTTTAACGAAACATTGGACTATATCACAGAAAAATTAGTGTTTACAGTAGCAGAAAAGGTAGATCAATCAGATGTTATTTACACCGAAAGGGGAGTGGCAGAAGATAAAGTTGTAGCACTTAATACCACCGAAGATTTTAGTAGAGTAAATCTAGAACTTCTTTTTAATGCCGTATTAACGCAGAAAGAAGCAATAAAATCAGCCTTATCAAAATAA
- a CDS encoding DNA-directed RNA polymerase subunit omega encodes MPKASIVTRDLTDLTKETHNIYESIVIVGKRSRQISSRLKDELNAKLSEFATTVDNLEEVQENREQIEISRFYERMPKATSLAIEELLEDKIFFTKVEDNF; translated from the coding sequence ATGCCTAAAGCATCAATAGTAACTCGTGATTTAACGGATTTGACTAAAGAGACACATAACATCTATGAGTCAATCGTTATTGTCGGAAAACGTTCTAGACAAATTTCTTCTCGTTTAAAAGATGAGTTGAATGCTAAATTGTCTGAATTTGCTACTACAGTGGATAACCTTGAAGAAGTTCAAGAAAACCGCGAGCAAATCGAGATTTCTCGTTTTTACGAGCGTATGCCAAAAGCAACATCTTTAGCAATAGAGGAGTTGCTTGAGGACAAGATCTTTTTTACAAAAGTAGAGGACAATTTCTAA
- the coaBC gene encoding bifunctional phosphopantothenoylcysteine decarboxylase/phosphopantothenate--cysteine ligase CoaBC: MDSILKGKKILIGVTGGIAAYKIALLVRLFKKQKAEVQVIMTEAAKQFITPVTLSTLSENPVLTQYANEETGEWNSHVKLGLWADLMIIAPATANTMAKMANGLCDNLLMATYLSARCPVMIAPAMDLDMFVHPSTTRNIATLTAYGHLIVDAEEGELASGLVGKGRMAEPEHILDAVTSFFLPKKDLPLSGKKAIITAGPTKEKIDPVRFITNGSTGKMGYAIAEELAQQGAEVTIISGPVQVCASSAITVLSVSSAEDMYKAVDHNFDAADICIFTAAVADYTPLSYSDSKIKKKEGDLDIKMKRTTDIAKTMGERKKEHQITVGFALETDNELANAKGKLTKKNVDFVVLNSLREKGAGFGHDTNKVTIVSADKTRELPLLSKVEVAEHIVKEIIQRKK, encoded by the coding sequence ATGGATTCAATTCTTAAGGGAAAAAAAATATTAATTGGAGTAACTGGCGGTATTGCAGCCTATAAAATTGCTTTACTTGTTAGGTTATTTAAAAAGCAAAAAGCAGAAGTTCAGGTTATTATGACCGAAGCTGCTAAGCAATTTATTACTCCTGTTACATTATCTACATTATCAGAAAACCCCGTTTTAACGCAATATGCAAACGAAGAAACAGGGGAATGGAACAGCCATGTAAAGCTTGGTTTATGGGCAGACTTAATGATTATTGCTCCAGCAACTGCTAATACAATGGCAAAAATGGCCAACGGTTTATGCGATAACCTTTTAATGGCTACCTATCTTTCTGCTCGATGTCCTGTAATGATTGCTCCTGCAATGGATTTAGACATGTTTGTGCACCCGTCTACCACTAGAAATATTGCTACACTTACTGCCTACGGACATCTAATTGTTGATGCAGAAGAAGGAGAATTAGCTAGTGGACTTGTAGGTAAAGGCCGAATGGCAGAACCAGAACATATATTAGACGCTGTAACTTCGTTTTTCTTGCCTAAAAAAGATTTACCACTTTCTGGTAAAAAAGCAATTATAACTGCTGGTCCTACCAAAGAAAAAATTGATCCTGTTCGTTTTATTACAAATGGATCTACAGGTAAAATGGGCTACGCTATTGCAGAAGAATTAGCACAACAAGGTGCAGAGGTAACTATTATTTCTGGGCCAGTTCAAGTATGTGCATCAAGTGCTATTACTGTTCTTTCTGTATCTTCTGCAGAAGATATGTACAAAGCTGTAGATCATAATTTTGATGCTGCAGACATTTGCATTTTTACCGCAGCTGTTGCAGACTATACGCCATTAAGTTATTCCGATTCTAAAATTAAGAAGAAGGAAGGTGATCTTGATATTAAAATGAAACGCACTACCGATATTGCCAAAACAATGGGTGAGCGTAAAAAAGAACATCAAATAACTGTTGGCTTTGCCTTAGAAACTGACAATGAATTAGCCAATGCTAAAGGAAAGTTGACAAAGAAAAACGTTGACTTTGTTGTATTAAACAGTTTAAGAGAGAAAGGTGCCGGTTTTGGTCACGATACAAATAAAGTAACTATTGTTTCTGCTGATAAGACAAGAGAACTTCCACTTTTATCTAAAGTAGAAGTTGCTGAACATATCGTTAAAGAAATCATCCAAAGGAAAAAATAA
- the porD gene encoding type IX secretion system protein PorD, with product MKQILTLTFLILFGNLVNAQEFQATITVNGERVQTNETQVFTEMQNAMQQFMTNQEWADDRFEDVEKIKLNIMVTLGNASDVSSQSYTADVQIQSIRPIYNSSFETPMLNFLDSKWQFTYNNSDRLVFTRGTYTSEVVALLSFYSYITLGMDYDSFSPKGGSIYYEKALEIANIAEQNGRAGWSAFGDKRDRFYLAKDFMDPQFENFRLFLYTYHRQGLDIFDERPDEARDNIIKGLNDLKAVKKSIPISVTMDVFLASKGAEIANLFSRATTEQADQVGRILLELDPAHAGIYKKLLKTQ from the coding sequence ATGAAGCAAATACTAACACTTACATTCCTGATATTATTTGGAAATCTTGTAAATGCACAAGAATTCCAAGCAACAATTACTGTTAACGGCGAACGTGTTCAGACCAATGAAACGCAAGTTTTTACTGAAATGCAAAATGCCATGCAGCAATTTATGACCAATCAAGAATGGGCTGATGACCGTTTTGAAGATGTTGAGAAAATTAAACTTAACATTATGGTTACGCTAGGAAATGCTTCAGATGTTTCTTCGCAGAGTTATACTGCAGATGTTCAGATACAAAGTATCCGACCGATATACAACTCTTCTTTTGAAACACCAATGCTTAATTTTCTTGATTCTAAATGGCAGTTTACGTACAATAATTCTGACCGTTTAGTATTTACAAGAGGAACATATACTTCTGAAGTTGTAGCATTATTAAGCTTCTATTCTTACATTACTTTAGGAATGGATTACGATTCTTTTAGTCCTAAAGGTGGTTCTATATATTACGAGAAGGCTTTAGAAATTGCCAATATTGCAGAACAAAATGGTAGAGCTGGTTGGTCTGCCTTTGGCGATAAGAGAGACCGTTTTTACCTTGCTAAAGATTTTATGGATCCTCAGTTCGAGAATTTCAGATTGTTTCTTTATACTTACCACCGCCAAGGTTTAGATATTTTTGATGAAAGACCTGACGAAGCAAGAGATAACATAATAAAGGGATTAAATGATCTTAAAGCGGTAAAAAAGAGCATCCCAATTTCTGTTACTATGGATGTATTCTTAGCATCTAAAGGAGCCGAAATTGCCAACTTATTTTCTAGAGCAACTACAGAACAGGCAGATCAGGTAGGAAGAATACTTTTAGAACTAGACCCTGCCCATGCTGGTATTTATAAAAAACTCCTAAAAACGCAGTAA
- a CDS encoding UbiA prenyltransferase family protein: protein MGWIKYLYNHIQALSLDVAIGAIFCCMFLAKVNNTFIPTNVYFALGIAVWVIYTLDHLLDAHSIQHIAHTFRHAFHQRYKKILSGICALLILIGLALTFFYVPKIIFYHGVILGVLVGIYLLIINLQSLPFSTFKEFTVALIYSCGVALPVFSLSETLTPQFYLFTFLFFILAAINLLEFALFDYESDTKDNLLSAARKLGYKYIRWRINALIVLFLSMISLCYYLFWNSPLQLPVNVLLLMGICLIIIYVKADFFSKDDYFRIFGDFVFLFPLLYLCL, encoded by the coding sequence ATGGGTTGGATAAAATATCTTTATAATCATATACAAGCGTTAAGCCTCGATGTTGCTATTGGGGCTATTTTTTGTTGTATGTTTTTAGCAAAAGTCAATAACACTTTTATTCCAACCAATGTATATTTTGCTTTAGGCATTGCCGTTTGGGTAATCTATACGCTAGATCATTTACTAGATGCCCATTCTATACAGCATATTGCACACACGTTTAGGCACGCCTTTCATCAGCGTTATAAAAAAATTTTAAGTGGTATTTGTGCTTTACTCATTCTAATTGGTTTAGCCCTCACTTTCTTTTATGTTCCTAAAATTATCTTCTATCATGGAGTAATCCTTGGTGTTTTAGTAGGTATTTATTTGCTCATTATTAATCTACAATCTCTTCCCTTTTCTACATTTAAAGAGTTTACAGTAGCCTTAATTTATAGTTGTGGAGTTGCTTTACCTGTTTTTAGTTTAAGCGAAACATTAACGCCTCAATTCTACTTATTCACTTTCCTCTTTTTTATTCTTGCAGCAATTAATTTATTAGAGTTTGCTTTATTTGATTACGAATCAGACACAAAAGATAACCTTTTATCTGCCGCTAGAAAGCTTGGCTATAAATATATTAGATGGAGAATAAACGCTTTAATCGTTCTATTTTTAAGCATGATTTCTCTCTGCTATTATCTGTTTTGGAATAGCCCTCTTCAGTTGCCTGTAAACGTTTTGCTACTTATGGGGATATGTTTAATTATAATTTATGTGAAGGCTGATTTCTTTTCAAAAGACGATTACTTTAGAATTTTTGGTGACTTTGTTTTCCTTTTTCCACTTCTTTATTTGTGTCTATGA
- a CDS encoding class I SAM-dependent methyltransferase: MKKDRFDGIAFIYDALAYLVFGKSITSIQSIHFDKISKGKRILFIGGGTGKLLPEIDKKLQPSEIVYIEMSPKMMELSKQQTVTNPITYITDSYEVAKNYGQFDLIITNFFLDVLKEKALKEFILSTPSLLHQKGLWLVSDFRIDQKHPLKYIHKVLHLSMVTFFKVTANLQNTVLYNYVSLISERNFTQKASSFTYKKMIFSVLFQKK; this comes from the coding sequence ATGAAAAAAGATAGGTTTGATGGAATAGCATTTATTTATGATGCACTCGCCTACCTTGTTTTTGGCAAGTCAATAACGTCTATTCAAAGCATACATTTTGATAAAATAAGCAAAGGAAAGCGCATACTATTTATAGGTGGTGGCACAGGTAAGTTACTTCCTGAGATTGATAAAAAATTACAACCTTCTGAGATTGTTTACATAGAGATGTCTCCTAAAATGATGGAACTGTCAAAACAACAAACAGTTACAAACCCAATAACCTATATTACGGACAGTTATGAAGTTGCTAAAAACTATGGGCAATTTGATTTAATTATTACCAATTTCTTTTTAGATGTTCTAAAAGAAAAGGCCTTAAAAGAATTTATTTTATCGACTCCCTCTTTATTACATCAAAAAGGTTTATGGTTGGTATCAGATTTCCGTATTGATCAAAAACATCCTTTAAAATACATACATAAAGTACTTCACCTTAGTATGGTTACCTTCTTTAAAGTAACAGCAAACCTTCAGAATACAGTATTATATAATTATGTTTCTCTTATTTCTGAAAGGAATTTCACACAGAAAGCTTCTTCTTTCACTTATAAGAAAATGATCTTTTCTGTACTGTTTCAAAAAAAATAA
- the hemF gene encoding oxygen-dependent coproporphyrinogen oxidase, whose amino-acid sequence MKTIQSSEIIAWFKGLQNDICRDLELIDGKAKFQEDLWERPGGGGGRTRVIKGGKVIEKGGVNFSLVEGQLSEPMAKALKVNAADTFKATGVSIVLHPKSPMVPIIHMNVRYFELSSGEYWFGGGIDLTPHYVDKEAAKLFHSHLFDACENSKFGYYERFKKWADDYFFIPHRNETRGIGGIFFDRLHHAKEGLNPDQLWHFVQDVGESFIPAYKEQVLRAKDKDFGKQELLWQRLRRGRYAEFNLVWDRGTKFGLESNGRTESILMSLPPEANWEYDHQVKEGSKEEETLSLLKKGIDWLG is encoded by the coding sequence ATGAAAACAATTCAGAGTAGCGAAATTATAGCATGGTTTAAAGGCCTGCAAAACGATATATGTAGAGATTTAGAGTTAATTGATGGTAAAGCTAAATTCCAGGAAGATTTATGGGAACGCCCTGGTGGTGGTGGTGGAAGAACACGTGTTATTAAAGGTGGAAAAGTAATAGAGAAAGGTGGTGTAAACTTTTCTTTAGTAGAGGGACAGTTAAGTGAACCTATGGCTAAAGCATTAAAAGTAAATGCTGCAGATACCTTTAAAGCAACAGGTGTATCTATTGTACTTCATCCTAAAAGTCCAATGGTGCCAATTATTCATATGAACGTTCGTTATTTTGAATTATCTAGTGGAGAATATTGGTTTGGTGGAGGGATAGACCTTACGCCACATTATGTAGATAAAGAAGCAGCAAAATTATTCCATAGCCATCTATTTGATGCCTGTGAAAACTCTAAGTTTGGCTATTATGAGCGTTTTAAAAAATGGGCTGATGATTATTTCTTTATCCCTCATAGAAATGAAACTAGAGGTATTGGTGGTATCTTCTTTGATAGATTACACCATGCAAAAGAAGGTTTAAACCCAGACCAATTATGGCATTTTGTTCAAGATGTTGGAGAGTCTTTTATTCCTGCATATAAAGAGCAAGTACTTAGAGCAAAAGATAAAGATTTTGGAAAGCAAGAGTTATTATGGCAACGTTTAAGAAGAGGGCGCTATGCAGAATTTAACCTTGTATGGGATAGAGGAACTAAGTTTGGATTGGAAAGTAATGGTAGAACAGAATCAATTTTGATGAGTTTACCACCCGAAGCAAATTGGGAATACGACCATCAGGTAAAAGAAGGTTCTAAAGAAGAAGAAACATTATCGCTTCTTAAAAAAGGAATTGATTGGTTAGGGTAA
- a CDS encoding translocation/assembly module TamB domain-containing protein, giving the protein MSFSQIPQIQSVLIDNLTTAITEKTKHPTTIQSVDIDWFDTWTLNKVQILDLDSIPLIEVGTVKLDFSFIKLLYNQDNYIHVEETTLQDVNVEMTMDSGVDSMNNMTKWIQYLSGDPEGIHRFDHKEAGDIHLEFDKVYLRNARYFLLNSTVPHREKGRFDVNDMEFLDINADVSHLKIVRDTIAMDIKNLRAVERRSKLIIKDLDSYLGISSTGLTLSNLKGDIGSSSVRGLIDLQYDDYTDYNDFYHCVVMNVDLKKSVLHTDDLSNFFVYFDSIHDYISGDVKLKGKVNSFKLKDTNLRFGGGSRIRGDFVFDKVMAEERTWMNLAFEPSYYYVQDLLPFIPPFLEEYISMFGSVSLDGNFQGTLDDFELDAIVDSEHGKLNPVMDISIKQEEYKGYLKIDSLDLGGVFGYKWLGELDFEGDIDGKGFTIDEMKLKVNAKVDRLGVNGYTYRNIALDSTYIKEKYFKGGLLINDPNLKFFYRGLFDFNDSTFDFKAGINVPNFRTIKLAKKDVGLITNVEASFDKVTNTGISGGVKFYGTKVFNKEKELNIERLMAVTKVMDNGLRLLNIESDFLEFNMAGFFTIANLSRDLTELYTESKLSILGNEKEKDNFYTKKKEKIEQKGISNYSVDAELTIINVNDLFSIFTDSVNIANQSKMIFEADFGRRQAIDAKLRSDHISFYGVELDSNQLNYFTEKEHLEQRFNTSINVMSKHQNINGVATKDFSFDAFSLDDKIIFDTKTNFYELSTALNLKGDIGIEQDSMIFRLPQSEIYWEGETWTTTSNLPSKVVVYPDGVRFQNFNLTNDTEGFVFLNGRVQKDIEEPLHIKANSLDLTYFEKYYEQDIKGTVDSIDVFIEDVFNAPRVYGHIDIDSLDIDDYYLGDVNGQSSWTKEALNVNLQILDSAKQKFHLIGGYYPQKIGNELDLKLEVNDLPIGIFQPFIDEVVEKLDGDVTGWIKISGTKDKPKLWGNVFAQDGIIQLVYLNVQYKFGDIGSLAKIQVRPNKIVTNELKVMDEYGHFAFINGGVNYQDGFKDLLVDLSVDFDDFFIMKKEEKGNDLFYGTAFGTGDINISGPFNDIAIDVNATTNKRTKIFIPLNAIDYNETDPYIVYIKSDSIKKVEAQQEHIDEEISKGTQQANFQVNMNLDITPDAYCEMIFDKKSGDIIRGNGLGKLQMKIDKNRDFEMFGNVEIVKGAYNFTMRVAEFNLVDKKFVINKGSTLQWNGDPFAAQMDIVAKYEQRVSLLPLIDIQDSTVRSAPEITKRYPVDVDLMIKGQLSAPELGFDIDIHDYPATVVTESGPISLESYVAGFEERIHRDEQELNRQVFGLIVLRQLLANDSYDGFGQTASSSVSELLTNQLSYILSQVNENFEVDLDMSGLDREALQNLQMRLSYTFAQGKVRVTRDGGFTDSQNQTTAASVLGDWTVEVVLSQDGALRAKFYQKYRQDVYITSTNQDNTSLTGASVMHTKSFDSFKQITSPATTKDLTEKPKGYRKHLRQKRREEKKKKKQKKHENNSE; this is encoded by the coding sequence ATGAGTTTTTCACAGATACCTCAAATACAATCGGTCTTAATAGACAACTTAACTACAGCAATTACCGAAAAAACAAAGCACCCTACTACCATACAGAGTGTGGATATTGACTGGTTTGATACATGGACTTTAAACAAAGTTCAAATCTTAGATTTAGACAGCATTCCTCTAATTGAAGTAGGGACTGTAAAATTAGATTTCTCTTTTATAAAATTACTCTACAACCAAGACAATTACATTCATGTAGAAGAGACTACCCTCCAAGATGTAAATGTAGAAATGACCATGGATTCTGGGGTAGATTCTATGAATAACATGACCAAATGGATTCAGTATTTATCTGGAGATCCAGAGGGTATTCATAGGTTTGATCATAAAGAAGCAGGAGATATCCATTTAGAATTTGATAAAGTCTACTTACGTAATGCACGTTATTTTCTATTAAACAGTACTGTTCCCCACAGAGAGAAAGGTCGTTTTGATGTAAATGATATGGAATTTTTAGATATCAATGCAGATGTGTCTCATTTAAAAATAGTGAGAGATACGATAGCCATGGATATTAAAAATCTAAGAGCAGTAGAACGTAGGAGTAAGCTAATAATTAAAGATTTAGACAGTTACTTAGGCATATCGTCAACAGGTTTAACCTTAAGTAATTTAAAAGGGGATATTGGTTCTAGTAGTGTAAGAGGTTTAATAGACCTTCAATACGATGACTATACAGATTACAACGATTTCTACCATTGTGTAGTAATGAATGTTGACCTTAAAAAGTCTGTTTTACATACCGACGATTTGTCGAACTTCTTTGTGTATTTTGATTCTATACATGATTATATTTCTGGAGATGTTAAACTAAAAGGTAAAGTAAATAGCTTTAAATTAAAAGATACGAACCTACGGTTTGGTGGAGGAAGTAGAATACGAGGAGATTTTGTATTCGATAAAGTAATGGCTGAGGAACGCACTTGGATGAACTTGGCTTTCGAACCTTCTTATTATTATGTGCAAGACCTTTTGCCTTTTATCCCGCCATTCTTAGAAGAATATATTAGTATGTTCGGAAGCGTATCTTTAGATGGAAATTTCCAAGGTACTTTAGACGATTTTGAATTAGATGCTATTGTAGATTCTGAACATGGAAAGCTAAATCCGGTAATGGATATTTCTATAAAACAAGAAGAATACAAAGGATACTTAAAGATTGATAGCCTAGATTTAGGGGGTGTTTTTGGCTATAAATGGCTTGGAGAATTAGACTTTGAAGGAGATATTGATGGTAAAGGTTTTACTATCGATGAAATGAAACTGAAAGTAAATGCCAAGGTAGATCGTTTAGGTGTAAATGGATATACCTATAGAAATATCGCATTAGACAGTACTTACATTAAAGAAAAATATTTTAAAGGAGGCTTATTAATTAACGACCCTAATTTAAAGTTTTTCTATAGAGGGTTATTTGATTTTAATGATAGCACTTTCGATTTTAAAGCAGGTATAAATGTACCGAACTTTAGAACAATAAAACTAGCTAAAAAGGATGTAGGTCTAATAACAAACGTAGAAGCATCTTTTGATAAAGTGACAAATACAGGTATCTCTGGAGGAGTTAAATTTTATGGTACAAAAGTATTTAATAAAGAAAAAGAGCTAAATATTGAACGTTTAATGGCTGTTACCAAAGTGATGGATAATGGACTTAGATTATTGAATATTGAATCTGATTTTCTTGAATTTAATATGGCGGGTTTCTTTACTATAGCTAACTTAAGCAGAGACCTTACAGAGCTGTATACAGAATCTAAATTGTCTATTCTTGGTAATGAAAAGGAAAAAGACAACTTCTACACAAAGAAGAAGGAGAAAATTGAGCAGAAGGGAATATCTAACTATTCTGTAGATGCAGAACTGACAATTATTAATGTAAACGACCTGTTTTCAATTTTTACAGATAGTGTTAATATTGCCAACCAATCAAAGATGATTTTTGAGGCTGATTTTGGAAGAAGACAAGCTATTGATGCAAAATTAAGAAGTGATCATATCTCTTTTTATGGAGTGGAGTTAGATTCCAATCAATTAAATTATTTTACAGAGAAAGAGCATTTAGAACAGCGTTTTAATACCTCTATAAATGTAATGTCTAAACATCAAAATATTAACGGAGTAGCTACCAAAGACTTTTCTTTTGATGCCTTTTCTTTAGATGATAAGATCATTTTTGATACCAAAACGAATTTTTATGAGCTAAGTACTGCATTAAATTTAAAAGGAGATATTGGTATTGAGCAAGATAGTATGATTTTTAGACTCCCTCAATCTGAAATATATTGGGAAGGAGAAACATGGACAACAACATCCAATTTACCATCAAAAGTTGTGGTGTACCCAGATGGTGTAAGGTTCCAAAATTTTAATTTAACGAATGATACTGAAGGCTTTGTATTTCTAAATGGTCGTGTTCAGAAAGACATAGAAGAACCTCTTCATATTAAAGCAAATAGTTTAGATTTAACCTACTTCGAGAAATATTACGAGCAAGATATTAAAGGAACTGTTGATAGTATAGATGTTTTTATAGAAGATGTTTTCAATGCTCCTAGAGTCTATGGTCATATAGATATTGATAGTTTAGATATTGATGATTACTACTTAGGTGATGTAAATGGGCAATCTTCTTGGACCAAAGAAGCACTTAATGTTAACCTTCAAATTTTAGATAGTGCCAAACAGAAATTCCATTTAATAGGGGGGTACTACCCACAAAAAATTGGCAATGAACTAGACTTAAAACTAGAAGTAAATGATTTACCCATTGGTATTTTTCAGCCTTTTATTGATGAGGTAGTAGAAAAATTAGATGGGGATGTTACAGGATGGATCAAAATTTCTGGAACAAAAGATAAGCCAAAGCTTTGGGGTAATGTATTTGCTCAAGATGGTATTATTCAATTGGTGTATCTAAATGTGCAGTACAAATTTGGTGATATCGGCTCTTTGGCTAAAATTCAGGTACGGCCAAATAAAATTGTGACGAACGAGTTAAAAGTAATGGATGAGTACGGGCACTTTGCTTTTATAAATGGCGGTGTTAATTATCAAGATGGGTTTAAAGATTTACTTGTAGATTTGAGTGTAGATTTTGACGATTTCTTTATAATGAAGAAAGAAGAAAAAGGCAATGATCTTTTCTACGGAACTGCATTTGGTACAGGAGATATAAATATTTCAGGTCCATTTAATGATATTGCTATTGATGTAAATGCCACAACCAATAAACGAACAAAGATATTTATACCACTAAATGCCATTGATTACAATGAGACTGACCCCTATATTGTTTATATAAAAAGTGACTCTATCAAAAAAGTAGAAGCACAACAAGAACATATTGACGAAGAAATTTCTAAGGGAACTCAACAAGCCAATTTCCAAGTAAACATGAATTTGGATATTACCCCAGATGCGTATTGTGAGATGATTTTTGATAAAAAATCTGGCGATATTATTAGAGGTAACGGACTTGGAAAGCTTCAGATGAAAATAGATAAGAACAGAGATTTTGAGATGTTTGGTAATGTAGAAATCGTAAAAGGAGCCTACAATTTTACCATGCGTGTAGCAGAATTTAATCTAGTAGATAAAAAGTTTGTAATAAATAAAGGCTCAACATTACAATGGAATGGTGATCCGTTTGCTGCTCAAATGGATATTGTTGCTAAATACGAACAAAGGGTAAGTTTATTGCCACTAATTGATATTCAGGATAGTACCGTAAGAAGTGCTCCAGAAATAACAAAAAGGTATCCTGTTGATGTAGACCTAATGATTAAAGGACAGCTGTCTGCTCCTGAACTTGGTTTTGATATAGATATTCATGATTACCCTGCAACGGTAGTTACAGAATCTGGCCCTATTTCTTTAGAAAGTTATGTGGCAGGTTTCGAAGAAAGAATACATAGAGATGAACAAGAATTAAACAGACAGGTATTCGGGCTTATTGTATTAAGACAATTATTGGCCAACGACTCTTATGATGGATTTGGACAAACGGCCTCCAGTAGTGTGAGTGAATTACTAACCAACCAATTAAGTTATATACTCTCCCAAGTGAATGAAAACTTTGAGGTAGATTTAGACATGAGTGGCTTGGATAGGGAAGCATTACAAAATTTACAAATGAGGTTGTCTTACACCTTTGCACAAGGTAAAGTAAGAGTAACTAGAGATGGAGGTTTTACCGATAGTCAGAACCAAACTACTGCAGCATCTGTATTAGGAGATTGGACTGTTGAAGTTGTTTTATCACAAGATGGAGCATTAAGAGCAAAATTTTATCAGAAATATAGACAAGATGTTTACATCACATCAACCAACCAAGACAACACGTCTTTAACTGGGGCAAGTGTAATGCATACCAAAAGTTTTGATAGTTTTAAACAAATTACTTCTCCTGCAACAACAAAAGATTTAACAGAAAAACCTAAAGGATATAGAAAACACCTCAGACAAAAAAGACGGGAAGAAAAGAAAAAGAAGAAACAGAAAAAACATGAAAACAATTCAGAGTAG